One genomic region from Leptospira inadai serovar Lyme str. 10 encodes:
- a CDS encoding DUF883 family protein, giving the protein MSNAESLNEELESLKEKAKKITGKAREEYLEHVSDLKERLKQVTGETSERAKQIIDQTGVYIKENPQKATLIGLGVGVGLGLIVGLLIRRK; this is encoded by the coding sequence ATGTCCAATGCCGAAAGCCTCAACGAGGAACTGGAATCCCTCAAAGAAAAGGCGAAAAAAATCACAGGGAAAGCTAGAGAGGAATACTTGGAACACGTATCAGATTTGAAAGAACGTCTGAAGCAAGTCACGGGCGAAACCAGTGAGAGAGCAAAGCAGATCATCGATCAAACGGGAGTGTACATTAAAGAAAATCCGCAAAAAGCGACTCTGATCGGACTCGGGGTTGGCGTCGGGTTAGGCCTGATCGTCGGCCTTTTAATTCGCAGGAAATAA
- a CDS encoding 4a-hydroxytetrahydrobiopterin dehydratase → MSSARKMDPEEIRKNLPDSWEVLPIDGVYRIRKNFPFSTYSEGIRFVNEIAREAERLDHHPDLKVGYGNVGLEVFTHSLKGLSNLDLELALFSEKAYKADVS, encoded by the coding sequence ATGAGTTCCGCTCGCAAAATGGACCCCGAAGAAATTCGGAAGAACCTTCCCGATTCCTGGGAAGTTCTTCCGATCGACGGAGTGTATAGAATCCGTAAAAATTTTCCGTTTTCTACCTATTCGGAAGGGATTCGTTTCGTAAACGAAATCGCTCGAGAAGCGGAACGATTGGATCATCATCCCGACCTGAAAGTCGGCTACGGAAATGTCGGTCTGGAAGTTTTTACTCATTCTCTGAAAGGCCTTTCGAATCTGGATCTAGAGTTGGCCTTGTTTTCGGAGAAGGCTTACAAAGCGGACGTTTCCTAA
- a CDS encoding enoyl-CoA hydratase/isomerase family protein: protein MKNIRIEEKGPLAWIWLDRSPSNEMTEELMDELIEAHQILGAKKSVRAVLIGSQNEKFFSNGLDPRYMLERSAEDRVKVFAKLFDMMRIIYTFPKPQATVINGHAMAGGAVLGILTDFRFMGNGKSRYCFSEVLVGLTIPPTLLNIIESVVGKAKLRDVAMLGTAYKPEEAKAIGLVDRIFPAEELYKKSEDYMLDILNLPQASLESLKRGIRKDLIREFDAPTDLLIQEFKPFVSGNFDEGLTAVLERRKPKFSQEVAGIST from the coding sequence ATGAAAAACATCAGAATCGAAGAAAAAGGACCCTTGGCGTGGATATGGTTGGATCGGTCTCCTTCCAACGAAATGACGGAGGAACTGATGGACGAGTTGATCGAAGCGCATCAAATTCTCGGCGCAAAAAAAAGCGTCCGCGCGGTTTTAATCGGCTCCCAAAACGAAAAATTTTTCTCCAACGGTTTAGATCCTCGTTATATGCTGGAGCGCTCCGCGGAAGATAGAGTCAAAGTGTTCGCCAAATTGTTCGACATGATGCGAATCATTTATACTTTCCCTAAGCCGCAGGCAACCGTAATTAACGGACACGCCATGGCGGGCGGCGCGGTACTCGGAATTCTAACCGACTTTCGGTTTATGGGAAACGGAAAATCCAGGTACTGCTTTTCGGAAGTATTGGTCGGCCTGACGATACCGCCTACTCTGCTAAATATCATAGAATCGGTGGTCGGCAAAGCTAAATTACGGGACGTCGCAATGTTGGGAACGGCCTATAAACCGGAAGAAGCGAAAGCGATCGGACTCGTAGATCGAATTTTTCCTGCCGAAGAATTATATAAAAAATCGGAGGACTATATGTTAGATATATTGAATCTTCCTCAGGCAAGCCTCGAATCTCTTAAGCGAGGAATTAGAAAAGATCTAATCCGGGAGTTCGACGCTCCGACGGATCTATTGATCCAAGAATTCAAACCGTTCGTTTCGGGAAATTTCGACGAGGGATTAACGGCTGTATTGGAAAGAAGAAAGCCGAAATTCAGCCAAGAGGTCGCCGGGATCTCGACCTGA
- a CDS encoding response regulator transcription factor — translation MKNILVIEDDPDIGNLIRKSLDSAHYKTTIQTSGEEGLKYYKANHPDLLILDLSLPDIDGMDVCRTVRRTDENTPIFIVTARNEEIDRIMGLELGADDYITKPFSVRELKTRVDVFFRRWDKKAGIKPNIGSGGEIIRGSLKIDPVRRRVTLKDQVINISRKEFDILQLMATSPGKVFSREMILEAVWGMEWDGFERMIDSHIKRIRSKLEKNSAQPEWIETIWGIGYRFSDNYDNIVIPE, via the coding sequence ATGAAGAACATTTTGGTCATCGAAGACGATCCGGATATCGGAAATCTCATACGAAAGTCTTTAGATTCGGCCCATTACAAAACCACCATACAAACATCCGGTGAAGAAGGGTTGAAATACTATAAAGCGAACCATCCGGATCTTCTAATTTTAGACCTCTCTCTTCCCGACATCGACGGTATGGACGTGTGCCGTACGGTAAGAAGAACCGACGAAAATACTCCTATTTTTATCGTAACCGCGCGCAATGAAGAAATCGATCGCATCATGGGATTGGAACTCGGAGCGGACGATTATATTACCAAACCCTTCTCCGTGAGAGAGCTTAAAACCAGGGTGGATGTGTTTTTCCGCCGATGGGACAAAAAAGCGGGTATCAAACCGAATATCGGAAGCGGCGGTGAAATTATCCGCGGTAGCTTAAAAATCGATCCGGTCCGACGCCGGGTTACTCTCAAAGACCAAGTCATCAATATTTCCCGTAAAGAATTCGATATCCTTCAGCTAATGGCGACCTCTCCCGGAAAAGTGTTCTCTCGAGAAATGATCCTGGAAGCGGTATGGGGAATGGAATGGGACGGATTCGAAAGAATGATCGATTCTCATATCAAACGGATCCGATCCAAACTCGAAAAGAATTCCGCTCAACCGGAATGGATTGAAACGATTTGGGGAATCGGGTATAGATTTTCCGATAACTACGACAATATAGTAATTCCGGAATAA